CGTACTTCACGCCATGGCTACCGCTTCAGGTACTCCTTTCTCCCTTCCAAATCCCAGATTTTAATTGTTATCTTCTTATTTCTCTGCTCATTTTTATTCGCTCTAAATCGCGCTTCAACACGTAAGATCGTACGAGTCTACGATATTCTTCCCCTTGGCCGAAATTGACGTCACTCGGAAGTTACGATTTTGTTGAATCTGCTTGGATCACCGTTAAAAATCGCAAGCCGCGTGGAAACAGCGAGTCTCGCGATGTAGTCTCTCCCAGCGGTGAGGGAGAAGCCGCCAGACGTCGCGGCGGTACCTCTCGCGACGCAATCCCTCCAGCGGCCATGGAGCCGACACACCTTGCGGCGGTGAATCTAGCGGCATCGACGTACCTGGCGGTGGCGCAGCCTCGAAGCTGGCCTCTAGTGCGTTCGTGAGTCGGACAGCTCTAGGGTTTTTTAGTTGGACCTTTTAAAACATTAGCCATTTTGTTGAAAACATTTTAAGCCATTAGTAAATGACTCTGGAAATTgcccaaaaaaataaaattgactcTTTGGAAACTTTTACTGCAGTGAAAACGTAAAAAAAACAGTGACTCCCAAATGAGGAAAACTGCTACTGCACATTGAAGGACTCCCTCTCTTCTGTAAGTGAGGAAACTTGACACTGCACACTGAAAACTGCTACCACTGCCGCTCTTCCTTGATTAAAATGTGTCCAGAGTGGCGCTCTTCATTctctaaaacataaaattaccACTCTTTCTTCTGCTATTTAATTCAACTTCCAAACTCCTTTTAGTCTCATTCCAATTCaatctatttttctctctttgtttTTTGAATGACATATAATGATTTTGTGTGTGAAtatcaatttcataaatttgTAAGATCTTACTATCCGTGTTACAATTTTCTGATTTTCCGATCTTGAGTAAGATCTTGATTTTGACTACCTTGCAGATTAccattcaaatatattaatcGTTACTCATCATGTTTTGAGTTAATAGATGATAGAAACAAGTATTTTTGCAAGGTTTAGGTAGCGTGagagttttttttctttctcagaCTAGTTTATTATTGTTGGCAAGTTTCAGAATTGGATTCGGATATCTGTAGAAAATTTGAAGTACTGGGGCTTCATTGCTCTTAGGTTGATCGGTTTGAGACTGTTTGCACCattcttcaattttcattttttaattttaattgaattttaaacatAACTATGTTTGTCTCATTATACCTTATATACCTCAATGTTGTTTAAAGTTTTTTGGCATGAATTTCAGTGGCATTTAAGTCCAGGGAGGACCATCGCAAACAGATTGAGTTGGAGGAGGCACGAAAAGCGGGGCTTGCACCAGCTGAGCTTGATGAGGATGGGAAGGAAATCAACCCTCATATTCCCCAGTATATGTCATCTGCGCCATGGTATCTTAATGCCGAGAGACCTGTAAGTGTCTTCACTCATTAGAGTTATTGAGATCGGTAGGAATTTGGGATGTTTGATGTATAAAAGTTATTTCTTTTGCCCCATTGGTATGCTCGTAGAGTTTGAAACATCAAAGAAAATGGAAATCTGATCCCAATTACACCAAATCATGGTACGATAGAGGTGCTAAAATCCACCAGGCTGACAAGTATAGGAAAGGCGCATGCGAAAAGTAGGTAACTTTATTTGTCAAATATTTGAGCATTTGTCTGTGTTTAATATACTCCTTGTCTGACAAAACTCTCGATTAAACTTTTACTAGTATTGGTTATACaagacaataaataaatatgacgTTTACTTGCATGTAAATTCTCTCTCAAAGTAATGTGTTTAGGTAAATACTCGCATAACCAGTTGATTCTATTCTTGAACTTAAGAGGTTTCCAGGTACAACTTTTGACTGGATACTTGGTGCTGCTAGTCAATGTGTATTTTAGGTTTTCGAAGTctgaatattttatatagttttctATTGTTATTTAAACTACACGATAATGGCTGGGAGTGGGACTTTATATAGCATAACAGATGACTTAGTATTTATGTTTTTACCTTACAACTTCATTAATTATGAGTATGtgaatatattgtttgataTGTTTGGCTATTAATAcgtgttttttaaatattatctttcaAATCCTGTAAACTATTTGACAACCAGGCTTgtctttgaatttatttatggaCCGCTCCAATCTTCTTGTTACAGTTGTGGAGCTATGACGCATGATGTGAAGTCATGTATGGAAAGACCACGAAAAGTGGGAGCAAAATGGACAAACACTCACATTGCCCCTGATGAAAAGATAGAAACTTTTGAGCTTGACTATGATGGAAAACGGGACAGATGGAATGGTTATGATGCGTCAACTTATGCTCGAGTCATTGAGAGGTATGAAGCTAGAGATGAAGCACGAAAGAAGTACCTGAAAGAACAACAACTTAAGAAATTGGAGAAGAGCAACCAAAACGGTGAGGATGCTGCAAGtgatgaggatgatgaggaAGATGATCTAAGGGTAGATGAGGCAAAGGTTGATGAGAGCAAACAAATGGACTTTGCAAAGGTTGAGAAGCGTGTGCGTACAACAGGTGGTGGGAGTACAGGAACTGTGAGGTAATTTTTATGTTACCATCATTTTAATACATCTGTCCAGTTTAATTGGTCTTATATTTAAggttatatatttcattatttattttagatgaATTGGAGCTGAACTATTTTTTCCCTCAGGAATTTACGTATTCGAGAAGATACTGCAAAATATCTTCTTAATCTTGATGTCAATTCAGCACATTATGATCCCAAGACCAGATCCATGCGAGAGGATCCACTTCCAGATGCAGATCCAAATGAAAAATTTTATGGGGTAACTTGTCTCTAGAATGAAAATTTGGAACACTGTAACTTGTTTCAACTGCTACATGGAATCTTTTATTTCGATTGAACCTGCTTTCGTATTGTAGGGTGATAACCAATATAGAAATAGTGGGCAAGCTTTGGAATTTAAGGAGTTGAACATCCATGCTTGGGAAGCATTTGAAAAGGGACAAGATGTTCACATGCAAGCGGCCCCATCACAAGCTGAATTAGTCCATAAGAGTTTCCTTATCCGGAGTGAGGAGCTGAAGCATCAAACAAAGAAAACCATTATTGAGAAGTATGGCAATGCTGCTGATGAGAACAAGCCTCCAAGAGCACTTCTGCTTGGCCAAACTGAAATGCAAGTTGAGTATGATCGTGCTGGTAGAATAATTAAAGGCCAGGTGAGAGTTGTATTCTAAATCTGTAGAGTACCATTGTAATTTGCTTATAAATCTTAAACATTCTTGGTAATGGGACATTTTTCATGATTGTTAACGTTTGGGTTTTACcttgaattttagttttgacTTTAATGATTCTGCTTTATGGTTACTTGAGATTacatttaattgttatttatctAATGTTTCCAACAGGAAGCAGCTGTTCCCAGGAGCAAGTATGAAGAAGATATTTACATTAACAACCACACAACTGTGTGGGGTTCATGGTGGAAGGATCACCAGTGGGGCTATAAGTGCTGCAAGCAAACAATTCGAAATAGCTATTGCACTGGTGCCGCTGGTATTGAGGCTGCTGAAGCTGCAAGTGATCTTATG
This Vigna angularis cultivar LongXiaoDou No.4 chromosome 4, ASM1680809v1, whole genome shotgun sequence DNA region includes the following protein-coding sequences:
- the LOC108331860 gene encoding pre-mRNA-splicing factor SLU7 isoform X3 yields the protein MTHDVKSCMERPRKVGAKWTNTHIAPDEKIETFELDYDGKRDRWNGYDASTYARVIERYEARDEARKKYLKEQQLKKLEKSNQNGEDAASDEDDEEDDLRVDEAKVDESKQMDFAKVEKRVRTTGGGSTGTVRNLRIREDTAKYLLNLDVNSAHYDPKTRSMREDPLPDADPNEKFYGGDNQYRNSGQALEFKELNIHAWEAFEKGQDVHMQAAPSQAELVHKSFLIRSEELKHQTKKTIIEKYGNAADENKPPRALLLGQTEMQVEYDRAGRIIKGQEAAVPRSKYEEDIYINNHTTVWGSWWKDHQWGYKCCKQTIRNSYCTGAAGIEAAEAASDLMKANIARKEAATEDPAPVEEKKLATWGTDVPDDLVLDEKLLADALKKEDLRKREEKDERKRKYNVRWNDEVTEEDMEAYRMKKVHHDDPMKDFLH
- the LOC108331860 gene encoding pre-mRNA-splicing factor SLU7 isoform X2 translates to MSSAPWYLNAERPSLKHQRKWKSDPNYTKSWYDRGAKIHQADKYRKGACENCGAMTHDVKSCMERPRKVGAKWTNTHIAPDEKIETFELDYDGKRDRWNGYDASTYARVIERYEARDEARKKYLKEQQLKKLEKSNQNGEDAASDEDDEEDDLRVDEAKVDESKQMDFAKVEKRVRTTGGGSTGTVRNLRIREDTAKYLLNLDVNSAHYDPKTRSMREDPLPDADPNEKFYGGDNQYRNSGQALEFKELNIHAWEAFEKGQDVHMQAAPSQAELVHKSFLIRSEELKHQTKKTIIEKYGNAADENKPPRALLLGQTEMQVEYDRAGRIIKGQEAAVPRSKYEEDIYINNHTTVWGSWWKDHQWGYKCCKQTIRNSYCTGAAGIEAAEAASDLMKANIARKEAATEDPAPVEEKKLATWGTDVPDDLVLDEKLLADALKKEDLRKREEKDERKRKYNVRWNDEVTEEDMEAYRMKKVHHDDPMKDFLH
- the LOC108331860 gene encoding pre-mRNA-splicing factor SLU7 isoform X1; the protein is MATASVAFKSREDHRKQIELEEARKAGLAPAELDEDGKEINPHIPQYMSSAPWYLNAERPSLKHQRKWKSDPNYTKSWYDRGAKIHQADKYRKGACENCGAMTHDVKSCMERPRKVGAKWTNTHIAPDEKIETFELDYDGKRDRWNGYDASTYARVIERYEARDEARKKYLKEQQLKKLEKSNQNGEDAASDEDDEEDDLRVDEAKVDESKQMDFAKVEKRVRTTGGGSTGTVRNLRIREDTAKYLLNLDVNSAHYDPKTRSMREDPLPDADPNEKFYGGDNQYRNSGQALEFKELNIHAWEAFEKGQDVHMQAAPSQAELVHKSFLIRSEELKHQTKKTIIEKYGNAADENKPPRALLLGQTEMQVEYDRAGRIIKGQEAAVPRSKYEEDIYINNHTTVWGSWWKDHQWGYKCCKQTIRNSYCTGAAGIEAAEAASDLMKANIARKEAATEDPAPVEEKKLATWGTDVPDDLVLDEKLLADALKKEDLRKREEKDERKRKYNVRWNDEVTEEDMEAYRMKKVHHDDPMKDFLH